One Comamonas endophytica DNA window includes the following coding sequences:
- the sctV gene encoding type III secretion system export apparatus subunit SctV, with amino-acid sequence MSQSVAFSRLQRVVQLATSRNDLILAFFLVAVIFMMILPLPTWLVDTLIGINMTLSAILLMVAMYLPSPLAFSSFPSVLLVTTLFRLGISIATTRLILLQGDAGHIINTFGNFVVGGNLVVGLVVFLILTIVQFVVITKGAERVAEVAARFSLDAMPGKQMSIDGDMRAGTIDMEEAKRRRGIVEKESQLYGAMDGAMKFVKGDAIAGLIIVAVNLLGGIVIGTMQRGMSAADAARTYSILTIGDGLIAQIPALFIAICAGMIVTRVQTGDGPSNVGKDIGAQVLAQPRALLIAAAVALGMGMIPGMPLSVFLVLALVIGGIGFTIMRSTRRVVDAKTGEVTEVPAMQPAGDKRPKPKNDGSDEFAPTVPLLMDVASGLEASFDADVLNDELIKIRRALYVDLGVPFPGIQLRFNPNLPAESYNILLSEVPISQGRLRPGFLLLRETTANLDALQVHYESDRNFLPHIPTLWTEDSLRDTLSQAGISFMDTSQVLTYHLAYVLKKYSADFVGIQETRFLLSAMEGRFPDLVKEATRVLPIQKIAEILQRLVSEDISVRNLRAILESLIEWGQKEKDSVLLTEYVRSTLKRHISNKYSTSHNVLPAYLLAPNVEDTVRAAIRQTSAGSYLALDPATGKKLVDNIKKAVGNVGASQHRPVLLTSMDIRRYLRKMIEQDLYELPVLSYQELTQEVNIQPLARVDL; translated from the coding sequence ATGTCGCAGTCCGTTGCCTTTTCCCGCTTGCAGCGCGTGGTCCAGCTGGCCACCAGCCGCAACGACCTGATCCTGGCTTTCTTCCTGGTGGCGGTCATCTTCATGATGATCCTGCCGCTGCCGACCTGGCTGGTCGACACGCTGATCGGCATCAACATGACGCTCTCGGCCATCTTGCTGATGGTCGCCATGTACCTGCCCTCGCCGCTGGCCTTTTCCTCCTTTCCCTCGGTGCTGCTGGTGACCACGCTGTTCCGGCTGGGCATCTCGATCGCCACGACGCGGCTGATCCTGCTGCAGGGCGATGCGGGCCACATCATCAACACCTTCGGCAACTTCGTGGTCGGCGGCAATCTGGTGGTGGGCCTGGTGGTGTTCCTGATCCTGACCATCGTGCAGTTCGTCGTCATCACCAAGGGCGCCGAGCGCGTGGCCGAGGTGGCGGCGCGTTTCTCGCTCGATGCCATGCCGGGCAAGCAGATGTCCATCGACGGCGACATGCGCGCCGGCACCATCGACATGGAGGAGGCCAAGCGCCGCCGCGGCATCGTAGAGAAGGAAAGCCAGCTCTACGGCGCCATGGATGGCGCCATGAAGTTCGTCAAGGGCGATGCCATTGCCGGCCTGATCATCGTCGCCGTGAACCTGCTGGGCGGCATCGTGATCGGCACCATGCAGCGCGGCATGAGCGCGGCCGATGCGGCCAGGACCTACTCGATCCTGACCATCGGCGACGGGCTGATCGCGCAGATCCCGGCGCTGTTCATCGCGATCTGCGCCGGCATGATCGTCACGCGCGTGCAGACCGGCGACGGCCCGTCCAACGTCGGCAAGGACATCGGCGCGCAGGTGCTGGCCCAGCCGCGCGCGCTGCTGATCGCCGCGGCCGTGGCGCTGGGCATGGGCATGATCCCGGGCATGCCGCTGTCCGTGTTCCTGGTGCTGGCGCTGGTCATCGGCGGCATCGGGTTCACCATCATGCGCAGCACCCGCCGCGTGGTCGATGCCAAGACCGGCGAGGTCACGGAGGTGCCGGCCATGCAGCCCGCGGGCGACAAGCGGCCCAAGCCGAAGAACGACGGCAGCGATGAATTCGCGCCCACGGTGCCGCTGCTGATGGACGTGGCCTCCGGGCTGGAGGCCAGCTTCGATGCCGACGTGCTCAACGACGAGCTGATCAAGATCCGGCGCGCGCTGTATGTGGATCTGGGCGTGCCCTTCCCCGGCATCCAGCTGCGTTTCAACCCGAACCTGCCGGCCGAAAGCTACAACATCCTGCTGTCGGAAGTGCCGATCTCGCAGGGGCGCCTGCGCCCGGGCTTCCTGCTGCTGCGCGAAACCACGGCCAATCTCGATGCGCTGCAGGTCCATTACGAGAGCGATCGCAATTTCCTGCCGCACATCCCCACCCTGTGGACCGAGGACAGCCTGCGCGACACGCTCAGCCAGGCCGGGATCAGCTTCATGGATACCAGCCAGGTACTGACCTACCACCTGGCCTATGTGCTCAAGAAGTACTCGGCCGATTTCGTCGGCATCCAGGAGACGCGTTTTCTGCTCAGCGCCATGGAAGGGCGTTTTCCCGACCTGGTCAAGGAAGCCACGCGCGTGCTGCCGATCCAGAAGATCGCCGAAATCCTGCAGCGGCTGGTGTCGGAGGATATTTCGGTGCGCAACCTGCGGGCGATCCTCGAGTCGCTGATCGAGTGGGGCCAGAAGGAAAAGGATTCGGTGCTGCTGACCGAGTATGTGCGCTCGACCCTCAAGCGCCATATCAGCAACAAGTACTCCACCAGCCACAACGTGCTGCCCGCCTACCTGCTGGCGCCGAACGTGGAGGACACCGTGCGCGCTGCCATCCGGCAGACCTCGGCGGGCAGCTACCTGGCGCTGGATCCGGCCACCGGCAAGAAGCTGGTGGACAACATCAAGAAGGCCGTGGGCAATGTGGGCGCGAGCCAGCATCGGCCGGTGCTGCTGACGTCCATGGACATCCGCCGCTATCTGCGCAAGATGATCGAGCAGGATCTGTACGAGCTGCCGGTGCTCTCCTACCAGGAGCTCACGCAGGAAGTGAACATCCAGCCGCTGGCGAGGGTGGACCTGTGA
- a CDS encoding SycD/LcrH family type III secretion system chaperone, translated as MTASTADVSETEQLSERIVEFLSAGGTLGELHGHGEAHLESLYALGHHLYSNTRYHDAKLIFGYLVIQNHREPRYTNAYASSLKMTGDAKEAIKYYSISSMLDMDDPFPTFYTAECLLTLNFITEAKEALGFVLQRCDAPQYSELKARAEAMLGLLDTSPTAAPKSE; from the coding sequence ATGACGGCAAGCACGGCGGACGTTTCGGAAACCGAGCAGCTTTCGGAAAGAATCGTCGAGTTCCTGAGCGCGGGCGGCACGCTGGGGGAACTGCACGGACATGGTGAGGCCCATCTGGAATCACTGTACGCCCTGGGCCACCATCTGTATTCGAATACCCGGTACCACGACGCCAAGTTGATTTTCGGCTATCTGGTGATACAGAACCACCGCGAGCCGCGCTACACGAATGCCTACGCATCCAGCCTGAAGATGACCGGGGACGCAAAGGAGGCGATCAAGTACTACTCGATCTCCTCGATGCTGGACATGGACGATCCCTTTCCCACCTTCTACACCGCGGAATGCCTGCTGACCTTGAATTTCATCACGGAAGCCAAGGAAGCCCTGGGCTTCGTGCTGCAGCGGTGCGATGCGCCGCAATATTCCGAACTCAAGGCCCGGGCCGAAGCAATGCTGGGGCTTTTGGATACATCACCCACTGCCGCCCCAAAAAGCGAATAG
- the sctE gene encoding type III secretion system translocon subunit SctE yields MDSINPGRQSQPIYPVESSTPGAQKEALAKAIKDIFGFAAAATEKSSSVKDHNDAPVISESKAIINLAVDSVSAFITMIDSDLQKNRQATMEQEITRLTAKLKKLTDERLTALEKNRAEQVRVNAENAKRKSSGGGFFGWLKKIFKAVVAVFVTVAAVAATVATGGAAAPLLALSVLSLASTALDIASDIDKARGGKGFDHITQWMDPGSLMGKGMGALAKKLGASDAQAAIVSTTFAIATTVAIAVATAVVTAGISTSSILKVVGQAAAIGTALTGIVDGAMTIADGLKDREIAAIERDIASVQAQLKRVIANYMKASQSRDEVMEDLKNFLEGAKKIPEIASQIVQARGASDSQIIGNMAPQTA; encoded by the coding sequence ATGGACTCGATCAACCCGGGACGCCAAAGCCAACCGATTTATCCAGTTGAGTCCTCGACTCCTGGCGCGCAAAAAGAAGCCCTGGCCAAGGCAATAAAAGATATTTTTGGCTTCGCGGCGGCCGCTACGGAAAAAAGCAGTTCCGTGAAGGATCATAACGATGCCCCCGTAATTTCGGAATCCAAGGCCATCATCAATCTGGCAGTGGACAGCGTTTCCGCGTTCATCACCATGATAGACAGTGACCTGCAGAAGAATCGTCAGGCCACGATGGAGCAGGAAATCACCAGGCTCACCGCGAAGTTGAAAAAATTGACGGACGAGCGGCTCACCGCCCTCGAGAAGAACCGCGCCGAGCAGGTCAGGGTGAACGCGGAAAACGCGAAGAGAAAATCAAGTGGGGGAGGTTTCTTTGGCTGGCTGAAGAAAATCTTCAAGGCAGTGGTTGCGGTTTTCGTGACGGTCGCGGCGGTCGCGGCCACGGTAGCCACAGGTGGAGCGGCCGCACCCTTGCTTGCGTTGTCGGTGCTTTCGCTGGCATCGACCGCTCTCGACATCGCCAGTGACATCGACAAGGCAAGAGGCGGCAAGGGCTTCGACCATATCACGCAGTGGATGGACCCCGGCAGCTTAATGGGCAAGGGCATGGGCGCGCTGGCCAAGAAGCTGGGCGCCAGCGACGCACAGGCAGCCATTGTCTCCACCACCTTCGCCATCGCGACAACGGTTGCCATCGCGGTCGCCACGGCGGTCGTCACGGCCGGCATATCGACTTCGTCGATCCTGAAGGTCGTAGGGCAGGCGGCAGCCATCGGAACAGCGCTTACAGGCATTGTCGATGGCGCAATGACCATTGCAGATGGCCTCAAAGACAGGGAAATCGCAGCAATCGAACGCGATATCGCTTCAGTCCAGGCCCAACTGAAAAGGGTCATTGCCAACTATATGAAAGCCAGTCAATCGCGGGATGAAGTGATGGAAGACTTGAAGAATTTCCTGGAAGGAGCGAAGAAGATTCCGGAAATAGCATCCCAGATAGTCCAAGCCCGCGGCGCATCCGACTCGCAGATCATCGGCAACATGGCCCCACAAACCGCCTGA
- the sctJ gene encoding type III secretion system inner membrane ring lipoprotein SctJ: MNFRFSPRWLRRGLQLALLGSCLVLAACVGRVELMGAIAEEEANEVVAALIKAQIPTDKVAGKDGMVGVRVAASDVGRALEVLRANGLPRERFAGMGQVFKKEGLISSPLEERARYVYALSQELSNTLSKIDGVLAARVHVVLPERGTAGETGVVSTAAVFIKHQDGYNLEIIQPQIRRLVTNSIPSLSADRVSVVFVASQARAGAVPAEPAQSVWGFEVPQGAAAGLSWLIWSLATVAALALAALGYGAWHFRAMLRPALASLTTRAP, from the coding sequence ATGAACTTCCGCTTTTCTCCCCGGTGGCTGCGCCGCGGGTTGCAGCTGGCGCTCCTGGGAAGCTGCCTGGTGCTGGCCGCCTGCGTCGGCCGTGTGGAACTGATGGGCGCGATTGCCGAGGAAGAGGCCAACGAAGTGGTGGCGGCGCTGATCAAGGCGCAGATTCCCACCGACAAGGTCGCGGGCAAGGATGGCATGGTCGGCGTGCGCGTGGCCGCCAGCGACGTGGGCCGCGCGCTGGAAGTGCTGCGCGCCAACGGGCTGCCGCGCGAGCGCTTTGCCGGCATGGGCCAGGTCTTCAAGAAGGAAGGGCTGATCTCCTCGCCGCTCGAGGAGCGCGCGCGCTATGTCTACGCGCTGTCGCAGGAGCTGTCGAACACCCTGTCCAAGATCGACGGCGTGCTGGCCGCGCGCGTGCATGTGGTGCTGCCCGAGCGCGGCACGGCCGGGGAAACCGGCGTCGTCTCCACGGCTGCGGTCTTCATCAAGCACCAGGACGGCTACAACCTGGAAATCATCCAGCCGCAGATCCGCCGCCTGGTCACCAACAGCATCCCCAGCCTGAGCGCCGACCGGGTGTCGGTGGTGTTCGTGGCCTCGCAGGCGCGCGCCGGCGCCGTGCCCGCCGAGCCGGCGCAATCGGTCTGGGGCTTCGAGGTGCCGCAAGGCGCGGCCGCTGGCCTGTCCTGGCTGATCTGGTCGCTGGCCACCGTGGCGGCGCTGGCGCTGGCGGCGCTGGGTTATGGTGCCTGGCACTTCCGCGCGATGCTGCGACCCGCGCTGGCATCGTTGACCACGAGGGCCCCGTGA
- a CDS encoding EscI/YscI/HrpB family type III secretion system inner rod protein: protein MEITALLAAARPEPLMGAGVAPPPDTAATQRFAALMQAPAAGDVAAAPPALAPASVAPAAPDSHSVGDRILQGMQGVSTEMRSAWTKVSDMLSPGHPMLSMQEMLGLQLHLTQASMQFELVGKGISRSTQNFDQLVRVQ, encoded by the coding sequence ATGGAAATCACCGCCCTTCTTGCCGCTGCGCGCCCCGAGCCTCTGATGGGCGCGGGGGTGGCGCCGCCGCCGGATACCGCTGCGACGCAGCGCTTCGCGGCCCTGATGCAGGCGCCTGCCGCTGGCGATGTCGCCGCGGCCCCGCCTGCCCTGGCCCCGGCGTCCGTCGCTCCGGCGGCTCCGGACTCCCACAGCGTCGGAGACCGCATTCTCCAGGGCATGCAGGGCGTGTCCACCGAGATGCGCTCCGCCTGGACCAAGGTCTCCGACATGCTGAGCCCGGGCCACCCGATGCTCAGCATGCAGGAGATGCTCGGCCTGCAGCTGCACCTGACGCAGGCTTCGATGCAGTTCGAGCTGGTGGGCAAGGGCATCAGCCGTTCCACGCAGAATTTCGACCAACTGGTGCGCGTGCAATGA
- a CDS encoding STAS domain-containing protein, producing MHIEQERRDDILILRPRGRLDSSSSPEFERLLVEQLDAGIQRLALDFSGLDYISSAGLRVVLLAGKKLRASKGRMVLAAMQPMVHEVFDMSGFLTLFAVADTLDEGLARV from the coding sequence ATGCATATCGAGCAGGAACGTCGCGACGACATCCTCATTCTTCGCCCGCGTGGGCGCCTGGACAGCAGCAGTTCGCCCGAGTTCGAGCGCCTGCTGGTCGAGCAGCTCGATGCCGGCATCCAGCGCCTGGCGCTGGATTTCTCCGGCCTGGACTACATCAGTTCGGCCGGACTGCGCGTGGTCTTGCTGGCGGGCAAGAAGCTGCGCGCGAGCAAAGGGCGCATGGTGCTGGCGGCCATGCAGCCGATGGTGCACGAAGTCTTCGACATGAGCGGGTTCCTGACCCTGTTTGCCGTGGCCGACACGCTGGACGAGGGCCTGGCCCGGGTCTGA
- the sctO gene encoding type III secretion system stalk subunit SctO — MNMLDSLLAIKRFRQGQAETAMRQQRQALEQARQERVAAEELLTRLLADGVLAEQRLYAGLYTRLVHLGDIEDVRLAVAALRQGEQRQQDARDRAQRGQEEAQQYFDQARARHQEAARQTSKYIELSSSFSATRALASERREDLEMEEAASVRRERENWGASDGDNP, encoded by the coding sequence ATGAACATGCTCGACAGTCTGCTGGCGATCAAGCGCTTCAGGCAGGGGCAGGCGGAAACCGCCATGCGCCAGCAGCGCCAGGCCCTGGAGCAAGCCCGGCAGGAACGCGTTGCCGCCGAGGAACTGCTGACCCGGCTGCTGGCCGACGGCGTGCTGGCCGAACAGCGGCTCTACGCCGGCCTGTACACCCGGCTGGTGCACCTGGGCGACATCGAAGACGTGCGCCTGGCCGTGGCCGCGCTGCGCCAGGGCGAACAACGCCAGCAGGATGCACGGGACCGGGCACAGCGCGGACAGGAAGAAGCGCAACAGTATTTCGACCAGGCGCGCGCACGGCACCAGGAAGCGGCGCGGCAGACCTCCAAGTACATCGAACTGTCCAGCAGCTTCTCGGCCACCCGGGCGCTGGCGTCCGAGCGCCGCGAAGACCTCGAGATGGAAGAGGCGGCCAGCGTGCGCCGCGAACGCGAGAACTGGGGCGCAAGCGATGGAGACAACCCATGA
- a CDS encoding HrpE/YscL family type III secretion apparatus protein, with product MAFLVSRDPLTPQRKLQARIAPGTRVLRAADVDAWTQAEGLVAAARAQAEAIVGAAQAAHDEECRRGYAEGLAEAQMVQAEKMMETASRTIEYFSQVETDMVALVMGAVRKIMEDYDDADRVVTVVRNALAVVRNQKQMTLRLHPQQVETVRSRINYLLSAFPGVGYLDIVADARLGLHACVVESEIGLVEASIEGQLAALERAFQKVLGSRI from the coding sequence ATGGCTTTCCTCGTTTCCCGCGACCCACTGACGCCGCAGCGCAAGCTGCAGGCACGCATCGCGCCGGGCACCCGCGTGCTGCGCGCCGCGGACGTCGACGCCTGGACCCAGGCCGAAGGCCTGGTCGCTGCCGCCCGTGCCCAGGCCGAGGCAATCGTCGGCGCGGCCCAGGCAGCCCATGACGAGGAATGCCGGCGCGGCTACGCCGAAGGCCTGGCCGAAGCCCAGATGGTCCAGGCCGAGAAGATGATGGAAACCGCGAGCCGCACCATCGAATATTTCTCCCAGGTGGAGACCGACATGGTGGCGCTGGTCATGGGCGCGGTGCGCAAGATCATGGAGGACTACGATGATGCCGACCGGGTGGTGACCGTCGTCAGGAATGCGCTGGCGGTGGTGCGCAACCAGAAACAGATGACGCTGCGCCTGCATCCGCAGCAGGTAGAAACGGTGCGCTCGCGCATCAATTACCTGCTGTCCGCCTTTCCCGGCGTGGGTTATCTGGACATCGTCGCCGATGCCCGCCTGGGGCTGCATGCCTGCGTCGTGGAAAGCGAGATCGGCCTGGTCGAGGCGAGCATCGAAGGCCAGCTCGCGGCGCTGGAAAGAGCCTTCCAGAAAGTGCTGGGCAGCCGCATATGA
- the sctN gene encoding type III secretion system ATPase SctN codes for MRQFDYITEMMQLALDDAPMLQIKGRVTQVIGTIIKAVVPTVKVGEVCLLRNPGEDFEMKAEVVGFARDAALLTPIGDMYGISAATEVIPTGRAHLVPVGFGLLGRVLDGLGRPLDVAERGPLEASKFYPVFAEAPDPLGRRIISQPLELGVRALDSVLTCGEGQRMGIFAAAGGGKSTLMGMLVKGADVDVTVVALIGERGREVREFLEHELGEEGRRKSVIVCATSDKSSMERAKAAYVATAIAEYFRDQGKKVLFLMDSVTRFARAQREIGLAAGEPPTRRGYPPSVFATLPKLMERVGMNDKGSITALYTVLVEGDDMTEPIADETRSILDGHIVLSRKLASSNHYPAIDVLASTSRVMNAVVTPEHRHMAGRLRELMAKYEEVDLLVKIGEYKRGGDPATDEAIDKIEAIRRFLRQRTDENSSLPQTLAALEQLTGRAR; via the coding sequence TTGCGCCAGTTCGACTACATCACCGAGATGATGCAGCTGGCGCTGGACGACGCGCCCATGCTGCAGATCAAGGGCCGCGTGACCCAGGTGATCGGCACCATCATCAAGGCCGTGGTGCCGACGGTGAAGGTCGGCGAGGTCTGCCTGCTGCGCAACCCGGGCGAGGATTTCGAGATGAAGGCCGAGGTCGTGGGCTTCGCGCGCGACGCGGCCCTGCTCACGCCCATCGGCGACATGTACGGCATCTCCGCCGCCACCGAGGTGATTCCCACGGGCCGCGCGCACCTGGTGCCGGTGGGCTTCGGCCTGCTGGGCCGCGTGCTCGACGGCCTGGGCCGGCCGCTGGACGTGGCCGAGCGCGGCCCGCTGGAGGCGAGCAAGTTCTACCCCGTGTTTGCCGAGGCCCCCGATCCGCTCGGGCGCCGCATCATCAGCCAGCCGCTGGAGCTTGGCGTGCGCGCGCTCGACTCCGTGCTGACCTGCGGCGAAGGCCAGCGCATGGGTATTTTCGCGGCCGCCGGCGGCGGCAAGTCGACGCTGATGGGCATGCTGGTCAAGGGCGCCGACGTGGATGTGACCGTCGTGGCGCTGATCGGCGAGCGCGGCCGCGAGGTGCGCGAGTTCCTGGAGCACGAGCTGGGCGAGGAAGGCCGCAGGAAAAGCGTCATCGTCTGCGCCACCAGCGACAAGTCGTCGATGGAACGCGCCAAGGCGGCCTACGTGGCCACGGCCATCGCCGAGTATTTCCGCGACCAGGGCAAGAAGGTGCTGTTCCTGATGGATTCGGTGACCCGCTTCGCGCGCGCCCAGCGCGAAATCGGCCTGGCTGCGGGCGAGCCGCCGACGCGCCGCGGCTACCCGCCCTCGGTGTTCGCCACGCTGCCCAAGCTGATGGAGCGCGTGGGCATGAACGACAAGGGCTCGATCACCGCGCTCTACACGGTGCTGGTCGAGGGCGACGACATGACCGAGCCGATCGCCGACGAAACCCGCTCGATCCTGGACGGCCACATCGTGCTGTCGCGCAAGCTGGCTTCGTCCAACCACTATCCGGCCATCGACGTGCTGGCTTCGACCTCGCGCGTGATGAACGCCGTGGTCACGCCGGAGCACAGGCACATGGCCGGCCGCCTGCGCGAGCTCATGGCCAAGTACGAGGAGGTCGATCTGCTGGTCAAGATCGGCGAGTACAAGCGCGGCGGCGATCCGGCCACCGACGAGGCCATCGACAAGATCGAGGCCATCCGCCGCTTCCTGAGGCAGCGCACCGATGAAAACTCCAGCCTGCCGCAAACGCTGGCGGCGCTGGAACAACTGACAGGCCGTGCGCGATGA
- a CDS encoding CesD/SycD/LcrH family type III secretion system chaperone — translation MISEYMPDTSNADIVKKFIADLEALPSRARLDDDDTEIIYAEAYQLVQQGNFEKAVSLFSMISIYRPTTIKYLAGLAICEKKLGRPESAAGIYAFMALIETEQPLHHLCIAECLLQQGKKQEARESLALVVQFCEANSGHEKTLARARAIDALLAHANAA, via the coding sequence TTGATCTCCGAATATATGCCAGACACCTCAAATGCAGATATCGTCAAAAAATTCATTGCCGATCTCGAGGCCCTGCCCTCGCGCGCGCGGCTGGATGATGACGACACGGAAATCATCTATGCAGAGGCCTATCAGCTGGTGCAACAGGGCAATTTTGAAAAAGCCGTCAGTCTTTTTTCCATGATTTCCATTTACCGGCCGACCACTATCAAATACTTGGCCGGGCTGGCAATCTGCGAGAAGAAGCTAGGGCGCCCTGAATCCGCGGCCGGCATCTATGCCTTCATGGCCCTGATCGAAACCGAGCAGCCACTGCATCACCTGTGCATTGCCGAATGCCTGCTGCAACAGGGAAAGAAACAGGAAGCGCGCGAAAGCCTGGCGCTGGTCGTGCAATTTTGCGAGGCGAACAGCGGCCACGAGAAGACCCTGGCGCGCGCCCGGGCCATCGACGCGCTGCTGGCGCATGCCAATGCTGCCTGA
- the sctW gene encoding type III secretion system gatekeeper subunit SctW: MSRIEPFNTASVDGTGVQSRAGQGSQSSVGQFSGQRIQVDGVDTMLSDAAEEISMHHAEKAESKHSSERRKEAGRPLEIMGAEAIMEYLDAAQAFEDPEQLVHLAERMLSGQGDPAQHARRASDEPTGQFMALQYALQQGMREGVAGDVLEALRESLQDLEMAHGPAIRADINSVRTAAEAGASREEIAQFQETYRDVVLGESSLAATLKLALERFGDQDYAQGLRQLTQALGQDLAAAHPSRDPVRLQHLLQDLYRLEVTATVLDGCSKLQDRLAHRYGTASSVSPAMLMRSLVDISAEAWISGQRFTDLSENCGAAQVPEAQIQFLTTVRGLMREMPVQVFVDPEQRQLVLDAAQDALDAAIDGEVA; the protein is encoded by the coding sequence ATGTCCCGAATAGAACCGTTCAATACCGCTTCCGTCGATGGCACCGGAGTGCAAAGCCGTGCCGGACAGGGGAGCCAATCGTCCGTCGGGCAGTTTTCCGGGCAGCGGATCCAGGTGGATGGCGTCGACACCATGCTGTCCGACGCGGCCGAAGAGATCAGCATGCACCATGCCGAGAAGGCGGAGAGCAAGCATTCCTCCGAGCGCAGGAAGGAAGCCGGCCGGCCCCTGGAGATCATGGGGGCCGAGGCCATCATGGAGTACCTGGATGCGGCCCAGGCCTTCGAGGACCCGGAGCAGCTGGTGCATCTGGCCGAGCGCATGCTGTCCGGGCAGGGCGACCCGGCGCAGCATGCGCGCCGGGCGTCCGACGAGCCCACCGGCCAGTTCATGGCCCTGCAATACGCCCTGCAGCAGGGGATGCGCGAAGGCGTGGCCGGCGACGTGCTGGAGGCCCTGCGCGAATCGCTGCAAGACCTGGAGATGGCCCACGGCCCGGCCATCCGCGCCGACATCAATTCCGTGCGCACCGCCGCCGAGGCCGGCGCAAGCCGCGAGGAAATCGCCCAGTTCCAGGAGACCTACCGCGACGTGGTGCTGGGCGAGTCCTCGCTGGCGGCAACCCTCAAGCTGGCGCTGGAGCGCTTTGGCGACCAGGATTACGCCCAGGGCCTGCGGCAGCTGACCCAGGCCCTGGGCCAGGATCTGGCGGCGGCCCATCCCTCGCGCGATCCGGTGCGGCTGCAGCACCTGCTGCAGGACCTGTATCGCCTGGAGGTGACGGCCACGGTCCTGGATGGCTGCAGCAAGCTGCAGGACCGGCTCGCGCACAGGTACGGCACTGCCTCATCCGTGTCGCCCGCCATGCTGATGCGCAGCCTGGTCGACATCAGCGCCGAAGCCTGGATTTCGGGCCAGCGCTTCACGGACCTGAGCGAAAACTGCGGCGCGGCGCAGGTGCCCGAGGCCCAGATCCAATTCCTGACGACCGTCAGGGGACTGATGCGCGAGATGCCGGTGCAGGTTTTTGTCGACCCTGAGCAGCGCCAGCTGGTGCTGGACGCTGCGCAGGATGCGCTGGATGCAGCAATCGACGGCGAGGTAGCTTGA